In the genome of Physeter macrocephalus isolate SW-GA chromosome 20, ASM283717v5, whole genome shotgun sequence, one region contains:
- the BBIP1 gene encoding BBSome-interacting protein 1 isoform X2: MAEMKSMFREVLPKQGQLSVEDITTMVLCKPKLLPLKSLTLEKLEKMQQAAQNTIRQQEMAEKEQPQINH, translated from the exons ATGGCAGAAATGAAGTCGATGTTCCGGGAAGTTCTTCCAAAACAAG ggCAGTTGTCTGTAGAAGATATAACCACAATGGTGCTGTGTAAACCCAAACTTTTACCCCTAAAATCTCTGACTctggaaaaactggagaaaatgcAGCAAGCAGCACAGAATACAATTCGCCAACAGGAAATGGCAGAAAAGGAACAACCGCAAATAAATCACTGA
- the BBIP1 gene encoding BBSome-interacting protein 1 isoform X1 encodes MPKAARKRIRRTFRKKLSNNSDMAEMKSMFREVLPKQGQLSVEDITTMVLCKPKLLPLKSLTLEKLEKMQQAAQNTIRQQEMAEKEQPQINH; translated from the exons ATGCCTAAAGCTGCCAGAAAAAGGATCAGGAGAACTTTCAG GAAGAAACTATCCAACAATTCAGATATGGCAGAAATGAAGTCGATGTTCCGGGAAGTTCTTCCAAAACAAG ggCAGTTGTCTGTAGAAGATATAACCACAATGGTGCTGTGTAAACCCAAACTTTTACCCCTAAAATCTCTGACTctggaaaaactggagaaaatgcAGCAAGCAGCACAGAATACAATTCGCCAACAGGAAATGGCAGAAAAGGAACAACCGCAAATAAATCACTGA